GTATGTGAGACAGAATTAGAACAAGTGGGGTGGGGATGAGAGGGGATGACTGGAATCTGCTCGAGCCCTGGGTCCTGGCAGCTCAAGCCTGCCCTTATGCCTTTCACATAGGGTCTGACCCGCCTGAGGGAGCTGGCCTCAGATAGAAGAAGAGGCTTGGACAATCAAAGGGTAATTCTAGCAAAAGCTTAAGTTAAGTTATCACTGTTGCTTTATTACTCTTTTGATTCTGAAATACAAACAAGCTAGGatgattttaaatgtatttgtgcaggaaaaaaaaatcatgacaCGGTCTAAATTCTGCCTCATGCTCTTCCAAGTAAACTTTGGAGAGCAAGAACCTCGGGTAGCCTCAAACAAAACTCTTATGTGTGTTATAGTCTAATGAATTGTCATGTGCCCTGTGATGTACCACAGTACCACAGTACCTTTCTTTTATCCAGGACCATGTCAAAGTTATATGAAGATGCAAATTGGTCACAAAAGGATCTCAGAGGGCCAGTTGGTGATATCAGGAAACATGTGACCAAGAGCAAGCTGCACTGTTTCTCTTTGGATCATATGAAATACTATGAAAATGAGCTTTGTGAGAGAAAGCAAGAGGGGCACAAGGTGTCCTTTACAGATTTATGGGGACTCTTTATTGATTGTATGCTACATCATCAGGTATTTTatattctttctctctctcttattTCACAGGATTTCTAACTTCCCATGTCTAAGGTTGTGGATTCAATTAGAGAAAAGGCTCTGAAAACACCTGAAGGCCTTATTTGGCTTTTTAGAATAAAAGTAACAAAGTAACCCTAAAGTGTGAGCATCTAGAAGAGATATCTGAGCATGCAAAGATTCAAGATGTTAAAGAAACTAGTTTTCCATCTTTGGGTCAAGTTTGGGTTTTGGGTCAGGTGATCATTCTAGAAACACACAGAGGAGAGAGGGCTCTGACAGAGCTAAGTTCAGGCATAGCAATGTATACCCATAAGCTGTATTGAAGGAAATGGGTCCAGGTTGACTAAATATCTTTCTTTCCTTAAAGCAAGTCGTATCCCAGTGACTGTACAGTCATGTTTCTTGCATTTTTGCCCTGTCCCCCTTGCCAAAACTCCCATAAGCACAATGCCTTGGTGAGAGCTCATGGCAGATAACACATGAACACACTTGTCTGGCCAAACAGATAAAGTACACAGAACAAAACCTGCTGAGGTTTAGCAGATACTTCATTGATGGTTCATGCTTAGATACTGTAGTAAGTCCATGCTTCATGTTCATCTTTTTACAATGACTTTTGCTCTTTGTAAACAGGAAAGTACTCACAAACTCTCGGATCAACAACTAGCAGTCAATCAGGGGCAGAATCCACTCCCCATATACCTATCCCTCAATGTCAAGGATGACTTTAGCACTTTGGATTTTAAAGGTATAGATTATCAAACACCCTCTTATAACTCTGAAGAGTTTCCTTTTAAGGCTGATTGAATGCCGAAACATTTTCCTGTAAGTCCAAGCCAATaaatcttttaaataatttcttttcccctGTCTTCATATCTGGTTTCTGATTTGGTTGAAAAACACGCATCCTAAAACTACGGAAGGGAGATACCTGTGCTGTAGACACTGCTCAGTGGGGGGATGGAGATGTCTTTTGCTGGCAGACTTGAGAGTCACCCCTCTCATCCCCACCTACTCCCCATAGCCCCTTTCAGCTGCTGGGTCTTCTGCTGAGGCAGCACTACTCCAAGAGAGCTATGAAGAGTGGGGAGGAGTgcaaggaagggaggaaaaggagaaaatggagagggctgggagcagtactcagctcccagcagccagAGAAGGATCTGAGGAGAGGCAGGGCTCTGTGCTCTGATCAGTGATCCTGATCACTATTCCCATAGTGCTTCCAGCACAAATGAAGCAGGAGGTCCTGCAACTGAACCTGGTCATCTGCTCCTAGGCACAGTTGCAGTCCCAGTGCACCCAGCCAAGGTTTTCATGTGGGGAGGGGGTTTGGTCAGAGTTTTTTATCCTCAAGGCAGTGACTATGAGAGTCTTTAGAATGAATGGTAGCTGGTGTCATTGCTGACTCAGAGGAACTCAAAATGCCACATTGTGTGCAGGGCCTTAGCAATCAGTGGACTTTCAGCCCCAGGTCTTGCTTCTTAGTGCAGAAATGGACCTGAATCTCAAACTGAATGGATTTTGGCAGAGGAGATGAATTTAGCTTTTGCATTCATGTATGTTGAAGGACACCTGTTTGTTTCAAAACATGGTGGTTTGAACTCTCACCACCATGGTGAAGGTATAGGCCTTGTTCTTCCAGCTTCTGATTCTCTAAGCTGATTTTTACATGTGTTCAGGTGGCTGCAATAAATCCAGTTTGATGCCTTATTTACAGAGTGGGTGGAGTTCACACCCTATGAGGTGGGTCTCCTGAAATATGGGGCCTTTGTTCGTTCAGAGGATTTTGGTAGTGAGTTCTTCATGGGTCGCCGGATGAAGAAGATCCCAGAATCCCACATCTGCTTCTTGGAAGGTAATTCACTGTCTCAAGAAAACATCACCTTAAGAGCTGGCTACACAGAAGTGGTCTGCAAGTTGCAGTATTAGTACACCAGAGAATGTATCTGATGCAATTTCAATTTCAAATGAACCAGCCAAAAGTGACAAAAGAGGAAACCCATTTTTGAGACAAATGTGACTAATTTGCTGAACGTCTTGCCGAATGACCTAAACAGAacacatgcatgcacacacGCAAACTGATCATCTGAAGTATTTAAACTCACAACCTGACTTTTATAGACAGCCAAGTTTTGAAAATGGCCTGGTTGTGTGGAATGGCGTGGCATTTGATATTTACAAGAAAATTCATAATATTTCATAGCTAGAACAGAGGGTGGATTCAGCTGTATTGCCATAGCTGTGCTCTAATATTCAAACTAATATTAagtatggctttttttttttttttttaactttcaagGCACATGGAGCAATATATTTTCCCAGAGTTTTATGGATGCTGTCTACCTCTCAGGTCATTCAGAACACTTCTGGCACAGATGGACTCGAGACACTGAGCATGACATTGGTTAGTTTTTCAGATGACTTCTCTTGCATCCACATTTTCTTCACACCTCTCTGAAATGTGAAACCTGACATTTGGTAAAGGGGGTGTTTTTGTGTCCTATTTCTGGCGTATGGGACACCAAGCCCTTGAGAatgaaggaaaagcaggagacCAACAGTTATGctgtaaaacaggaaaaaacattaTGCTGCTCATGTGTAACATCTCTGGGGAGCTTTGTTAGTCACAAGAGGGTTACCAGAGCCCTTTGGGGAGGGAGAGGCCAGACAGGGAAGAACAAGGTGATGGTGTGACACTGAAgctcactgcccagaacactCTGCATGTCCACGTGTGCACTCAGTCacagatggggctgggagccagGGTGGTTTGGTTGTTATTATCACCAGAGAAACACCCTGACCGAATGCAGACACATACctcttcttgttcttcctgcagagAGCCATCCTACTCTGCCCAAGAAGCCTCATGAACAGACAACCTGCTTATCCATTCCCAAAGGCTACCTTTCCAAAACTCTTCGAGAAATGATGACTGGGCGGCCAGTGGTTTCAACTTACCATAATTTCCTCAAGGGCTTGCAGCTACATAACAAATATTTGGAGAATGAGAGCTTTTGCATGTGGAAAGGTAATTGGAAATTGTTTTAGTAATATCTTTGAAGGAGATTTGAGGGCTGATATTTGCTGAGGACAAATATTTGATAAGTTTTATCATAAAGGCAATTTtgattaatattattttattaacatGTTTGTGGAATGGGTTTTGCCAAGCCCTAAATGATTTACTCCTGGTCTTGTTCCTGTCTTGGAGGAAGCACAGCAGGTTTGCTTGAATTCTCATCTTTCTAGGAAAAGCCATCCAACTGTGACTTGAAGcttcaaaggaaattaaatagCCACAAATTTACACATATTGAGAAAGAAGAGTAATTGATCACTTTGGATGAAGCTGAGTCTCAGAACTCCTCCCTCTTGCTGATCTCAGAGTTGAGCTCTAAATACTAAAATTGTGTCAGAGACAAATACTTAACTGTGGGCTTTGTGTCAAAGTTGAATATACGTCaagtgtattttctttcttctcttctatgctcatttggaaaaaaaagacacttgACCCTGcagtaaataataataatagaagtTTTGGCCTTTCAGACACAGTACTGGATTCTTCTCCCAACCAGCTGAATGAAATGAGTGACTACCTCAAGCTGATAGATACAGCTTTCTTCATCAACACCAGCTGCCCACCCATTCTGAGGCCAGAGAGAAAAGTGGATGTCATTATCCACTTAAATTACAGTGGAGGATCACAGACTCTGGTGATGTTTTGAAGTAGTGATTCTGTATCTGTATGACTCCAGCAGCTGAATTGCCACCAcagctttctctctctctctcttttgttttttttttctttcctaccAGAAAATGgtctattttttattaaattaagtAACCATATCAATGGTACTATTGACAACTGTGACCATGTCACTGCCTTTATCAGGGCTGTTTTCAGTGTCTTTCTGGGACAGGCATATGAACACAGCATACAGAAGATGACCTATTCTATGTATCTGTCATCCTGGTAACAAGTTCCTCAGTAGCTAAATAACTTTGACAGTGTAATTAATACACATTacataattttgattttttttttttgaatgacaagttttatttttatgtttgacTCTTGGTGTCGGCATGAGTTTtagtcagggttttttttttctgcatttggaGAAACCTTGAGGGGCTTATATGATTGAAATTACTGTAATTTATTTGTAAGATGACATGAAGACATACAGTTAGATGCACTGAATGCAAATATTTAAGAACCTGTGATCTAAGAAGCCACATGTAATCAAAGTTTCTTTATCCAAATCCTCTACTGTGCTCACTAAATCACAAAAATTGACCTGAATGTCATATAAATTTCAGTAAACAGTAAGCCTGCTTAAAAAATATAGTGTTAGCAAATCAACTGGATTTCTTGGTTACCCAGGATATATTAAAATTAGGATGGTATGTTTGTTGCAGTGCacagttaaaattatttataaacatATGAATCAATCTCAGATTGTACATTGCAGCAAAATTTTATGGGGGTTTGGTGGTCTTACTTCAAACTCTCTTTGTGTTGCATCTCTCCTCTGTGTTGAGCCAGCCTCTGGACCTGTTCTCAGAGTACTGTTTGGAGCATGGGATCCCAttccccagcacacagctgaGCCAGGAAGACCGGGAACACCTGAAGGAGTGCTATGTGTTTGAGGACAGCTTAGAGGCACCAGTCTTGGCCTATTTTCCGTTGGTGTGTGATACCTTCCAAAAATACAAGGCACCGAGTAAGTTGACAGCAGCAATCATTTTTTGAGATTGTCTCATCCAACTGGATCTGTTAAACTTGTTCCTCTTCCAAAACAAGACACTGGCAAGCTTTTGAGTTGGCTAAGTTATTATAATCTCAGCCCCGGTGTGATGCACATAGTGTTGGCCAGCTAATCAGTGATTGGAATgaagaagtttaaaaataaaagcatgagAAGCTGTACCTTGAGGGGAACCCCTTCTGGCACTTGAAATAGGTCATGTAACTTTGATAATAAAGAAGAGGACACAGCTAGCAAGTTATATCCACTGGTAGCTTATGCTGTCACCTAACAGTCTCATGAAGAGATATAATGTTTACTCGGTTAACAAAGCTAGAATTTGcctattactttttttttacatgaaaaaaaaagaattttaaaggcTGAAAACATGTAATGAAGCAAAGGTTTTGCCAGGGTAACAAGCTGCTTTAATACCTATAAATTTTGAAAAGTTGCCAGATTGTTTCCTTCAGTTCAGCAATAGAAGAAATGTTTCTTTCACTAGAAGAAAAACCTACTTGGCAAATTCAGTTATAGTTTACAAATACTTTTACATGCATcaactccatttttttttattgctaatTTTCTATGATCCAGTAAACTTTACtcaaaaaatgaagaaaaatccaTGAACCAGCTTATTGAAAAAGACCTTGTGCCATTCATTATCTTACTTGTTCTGCTGCATGTGCTTAAAATCTCAGCCACCTGAGAGGGAAGATTCCCAATCCAGGAAGCTTCTGGTGTAATTTTCTACTAGCTGGTAGATAAAGAGCTGTCATCTCAGAACTCAACTGAAAAGTTGAGCATACAAAATTCCAAatctcaaaaaaattaaatattctgatGCAAAACCTTAATTTagagaggaaaacattttgCATGGAAAATCTTTTCTGCTGGTCAAGTCTGGACTGTAGCCAAGCAGCGAACTAGTGGATTTTATTGTCTGTTACTGTGTAGTTTGCACTGCCTGGTAGCAGTTTTCCACCTCAACACCTTTGCTGTGCTTGGTTCTGGTTTCAGATGTGGAGCGCAGTCCGGCCgagatggagcagggaagagTGGAAGTGTCCAACTGTGCTGCTCCCTATGGCACCGGCCTGCTTACATACACTGAAGAGAATTTCAACAAGCTGCTTAACCTGTGCAGCTACAACATCCTGAATAACAAACACCTAATTCTCCAGGCTTTGCGAACTGCAGTGCAACGAAAGAAGCAACTTAAAAACTATTCATCACCTAATTCAAGTAAATGCTCTTAAAgtgtatttagaaaaaaaaaaaacatcagaaGGAAATACACAAATGTTTTGGTACTGAACTAATAAATATTCACCTGCTGCAAGCTCACAGCTCTTTGTGATGGCAACAGAATTTGTGATACCAACCCCTTTGACTTCTGCAACAATGAGATGGCTGGTGTGTATCTGCTGCTGCAGTTTTATTCCCACTGCCATCCAAATAACAGACAGAATAGTGTTCATGAGATTCTTGTACTTGTCTTAGAAAAATGATTTCTTAAAACGTATATTTAACTGGTCTTTCTTAGATCTTATTTTCTGATTGTTGTACGCAAAAATATACATGCAGAGTAATAGCTACTGTTCAAATTCTAAGTAGCCATgcataattttattaaaaataagaattttgtAGTTGAAGTCATTGAAGTTTGTGGGTTTTATTAACTTCTGTGGACTCAGCTCAGCTAGTGAGTTGTTCTGGGAAAAAGTTACTCTTGCTTTTGATACCAAGAAATCAACTCTTGAGTGAACAATGAGCTTTGTGAATAACTTTCTGaggaaagatgaaagaaaaactgTCACTTCAActatggaaaatgaaaaatggaagGAAACTCTGCTTTCAAGGGTACAGGTGACTTGAATGATAACTCAGGAGATAACATTATATGCTGTTACCTCTAAGACAATCCTTTTCTGTGCATCAGTTCATTTAACAGCAGATAACACCAGCAGTGTCTATCAAGTTTTGCTGCAATATGAATCAAACCAGTAAGTCTCCCTTCATAAGAGGAAACTGTTGGCAGTAACCTTTGCGTCTCCTTTTCATAAATCAAAAGTGGTGAAGTGTAAcaactttccttttcctcagaTACTGATCTTTCTGTTTCACTAGCTGTCTTATGCAGAAAGCCAGCTTTTCACCTTCTTTCCTTGCCCTTGGTTAGCATAATTTGATGTTATGTGTCACTTGTAAGACTGCAATAGTTTTCTGTGAGTgtagaagaaaaggaaatgtcaCTTTGACAGctcattaattaatttaatttatttaattcagTTATGCtcatgaatttatttttaaacaataatGAAATGGAGGTTTAAAAATGTGactattttcttttgtaaagtattcagtattttcagtattttaaagatttt
This window of the Anomalospiza imberbis isolate Cuckoo-Finch-1a 21T00152 chromosome 6, ASM3175350v1, whole genome shotgun sequence genome carries:
- the LOC137475761 gene encoding cytosolic phospholipase A2 epsilon-like, yielding MGSSAYSPLDRFIRANPHRKIGIRRRNHDRPCSAENEPEVPRLCWLSVKIIGMRNLRKADLWSQTDCYVKLWLPTASCQEVQTKTVHNCRSPVWNETFHFVIQSEVKNILELRVCDEDTFTPDDHLMTVCFDVAKIQPGEKVRLSFELNPQNQEELEVEFLLDNIPGVSEKIITNGVLVSREVSCLEVHVNRTKMKNPYKRRDFTFTMKGSYEETQDISIGPHSRPGRSETTRFHYIKHSQPRLLMNLPKEHFLCCPGSGRKEMDVSSPLAVPLHSLDLGKKVTVMRGESYEVSVNEENSCKDLDLRLGFGLCAEEQEFIRKRKKVVAAALKNVLHLDEDLQEDEVPVVAVVTAAGGVRSMTAMFGSLLALQELGVLDCVSYISGLSATTWTMSKLYEDANWSQKDLRGPVGDIRKHVTKSKLHCFSLDHMKYYENELCERKQEGHKVSFTDLWGLFIDCMLHHQESTHKLSDQQLAVNQGQNPLPIYLSLNVKDDFSTLDFKEWVEFTPYEVGLLKYGAFVRSEDFGSEFFMGRRMKKIPESHICFLEGTWSNIFSQSFMDAVYLSGHSEHFWHRWTRDTEHDIESHPTLPKKPHEQTTCLSIPKGYLSKTLREMMTGRPVVSTYHNFLKGLQLHNKYLENESFCMWKDTVLDSSPNQLNEMSDYLKLIDTAFFINTSCPPILRPERKVDVIIHLNYSGGSQTLPLDLFSEYCLEHGIPFPSTQLSQEDREHLKECYVFEDSLEAPVLAYFPLVCDTFQKYKAPNVERSPAEMEQGRVEVSNCAAPYGTGLLTYTEENFNKLLNLCSYNILNNKHLILQALRTAVQRKKQLKNYSSPNSSKCS